The following coding sequences are from one Pseudomonas mendocina window:
- a CDS encoding sigma-54-dependent transcriptional regulator: MRIHVSFIDRVGITQEVLALLGGRNLNLDAVEMVPPNVYIDAPTLSAEVLEELRGALLQVHGVQSVEVVDILPGQRRRLQLDALLAAMPDPVLAVDDRATVLLANPALIDMSARPPEGLSIAALFADEALQQSLLAAGFHQPLREVHFAGQPLLLDAQPITEDGRLTGGLLTLYAPSRMGERLAALHHDHAEGFDSLLGESSPIRALKARALRVASLDAPLLIHGETGTGKELVARACHTVSVRRSAPFLALNCAALPENLAESELFGYAPGAFTGAQRGGKPGLLELANQGTVFLDEIGEMSPYLQAKLLRFLSDGSFRRVGGDREVKVDVRILSATHRDLEQMVAEGSFREDLFYRLNVLNLEVPPLRERGQDILLLAQHFMAQACAQIQRLPCRLAPATFPALLAGRWPGNVRQLQNVIFRAAAICDSNWVEMDDLDIAGTEVAPKVEGEVGSLEQAMDEYEKALLAKLYDSHPSSRQLAARLGTSHTAIAKRLKKYGIPGGR; the protein is encoded by the coding sequence ATGCGCATCCACGTCAGCTTCATCGACCGCGTCGGCATCACCCAGGAAGTCCTGGCGCTGCTGGGCGGGCGCAATCTGAACCTCGATGCGGTGGAGATGGTACCGCCAAACGTCTATATCGATGCACCGACCCTGAGCGCCGAAGTGCTCGAGGAGCTGCGCGGCGCGCTGTTGCAGGTGCATGGCGTGCAGAGCGTGGAGGTGGTCGACATTCTGCCCGGCCAGCGCCGCCGCCTGCAGCTCGACGCACTGCTCGCCGCGATGCCCGACCCGGTGCTGGCCGTGGATGATCGAGCCACTGTGCTATTGGCAAACCCGGCATTGATCGACATGTCCGCCCGACCGCCCGAGGGCTTGAGCATCGCTGCCCTGTTCGCCGATGAAGCACTGCAACAATCGCTACTCGCCGCCGGTTTTCACCAGCCGCTGCGCGAGGTGCATTTCGCCGGCCAGCCGCTGCTGCTCGATGCCCAGCCGATCACCGAAGACGGTCGACTGACGGGCGGTCTGCTCACCCTCTATGCGCCAAGCCGCATGGGCGAACGCCTGGCGGCGCTGCATCACGATCATGCCGAAGGCTTCGACTCGCTGCTCGGTGAGTCATCGCCGATCCGTGCCCTCAAGGCTCGCGCTCTGCGCGTGGCATCGCTCGATGCGCCGCTGCTGATTCACGGCGAAACCGGCACCGGCAAGGAACTGGTCGCGCGTGCCTGCCATACCGTCAGCGTGCGCCGCAGCGCCCCTTTCCTGGCGCTGAACTGCGCCGCCCTGCCGGAAAACCTGGCCGAGAGCGAGTTGTTCGGCTACGCCCCCGGCGCCTTCACCGGCGCACAACGTGGCGGCAAGCCGGGACTGCTGGAGTTGGCCAACCAGGGCACGGTGTTCCTCGATGAAATCGGCGAGATGTCGCCCTATCTGCAAGCCAAGCTGCTGCGTTTTCTCAGCGACGGCAGCTTCCGTCGTGTTGGTGGCGACCGAGAAGTGAAGGTGGATGTGCGCATCCTCAGCGCCACCCACCGCGATCTGGAGCAGATGGTTGCCGAAGGCAGTTTCCGTGAGGATCTGTTCTACCGCCTCAATGTACTCAACCTGGAAGTGCCGCCGCTGCGCGAGCGTGGCCAGGACATCCTGCTGCTGGCCCAGCACTTCATGGCTCAGGCCTGCGCGCAGATCCAGCGCCTGCCCTGCCGCCTGGCCCCGGCGACCTTCCCGGCGCTGCTGGCCGGACGCTGGCCCGGTAATGTGCGCCAGCTGCAGAACGTGATCTTCCGCGCCGCCGCCATCTGCGACAGCAACTGGGTGGAGATGGACGACCTGGATATCGCCGGCACCGAGGTCGCGCCAAAGGTCGAGGGCGAGGTCGGCAGCCTGGAACAAGCCATGGACGAGTACGAGAAGGCACTGCTGGCAAAACTCTACGACAGCCACCCGTCCAGCCGTCAGTTGGCTGCACGCCTGGGCACTTCGCACACCGCCATCGCCAAGCGCTTGAAGAAGTACGGGATACCGGGCGGTCGCTAG